Below is a genomic region from Candidatus Roseilinea sp..
TTCTGGCGCGATCACCGCCTCGATGCCCAGTTGGCTCAGCGTGTTGAGCACGGCCTTGCGGCCTTCGACGCACAGATGTTTGGGGAAGAACCCGCGGTTGCCGACGATAACGCCGAGGGTGGGTCTTTTGTTTGTGACTGTTGCCATAGCACAATATGTCTAGTTGACTTGGGTTAGTTTGGCAAGTATAGGCTATCGCTGGCCCCTGGCTGCGATGACGCCCTGTTCGGCGCCACTCGTCCTCGCGCTCGTTTCATCGCATCTCCGCCTCGAGCTGCTCAATAGCGTCCAGGATCACGATGAACTTCTCGCCGAATGGCGTGAGGCGATACTCGACGCGCGGCGGCACCTCCGGATAAGCCTGTCGTTCAAGGATGCCGAAGCTGACCAGCTTCTTCAGCCGCTCGTTCATCACTTTGGTCGTCAGGCCGGGGATGTTGCGCTCTAATGCACCCGGCCGGCATACACCCCGGCGTATGTGCTGCAAGATCGCCAGGGACCATTTGCAGCCAACGACGTCCTCCACCATCCGGCTGACCGGCGTGCGCTGCGCGGGATTCGCAGTCGCGATCGTGCGCATCTCGCCAATCCTTACCATTTCGTGCCCAGGTGACCGAATTGTGCCTGCTTGAATCGCCGGCGCTTCTCGTTAGGCTATTGCACAGAGATTTTAACCACAGAGGTGAGTGCCATGACGCAGACTGCCATCCCCGGTTACACCTACGGCACGCCGGCTGTGCCGCGCGCGCCGATCAGCCTGGAAGAGTTCGAGAAGATCAAGACCGCCGTCCTGTTCTCCGACGAGGACGTGAAATACCTGCGCCTGTCGCGCGACGTGCTGGCCGATCAGATCGAGGCGGTGCTGGACGTGTGGTATGGCTTTGTTGCCTCCCACCCACACCTCGTGTATTACTTCGCGGACAAAGCGACCGGCGCGCCATTAGGCGACTATCTGGCTGCCGTGCGCAAACGCTTCGGCCAATGGATCCTCGACACGGCATCCGCCAACTATGACCAGGCCTGGCTGGACTACCAGTTCGAGATCGGCCGGCGGCACCATCGCACGGCTAAGAACAAGACCGACGGCGCGCACGCGGTGGAGAACGTCAGCTATCGCTACCTGCCGGCGTTCATCTACCCGATCACCTTCACGCTCAAGCCCTTCCTGGCCAAGAAAGGTCACAGTGCCGCCGACGTAGAAGGCATGTATCAGGCTTGGCTGAAGTCGGTGATCTTGCAGGTTATCTTGTGGAGCTATCCGTACGTGAACGCCGGCGATTTCTAGGCCAGACG
It encodes:
- a CDS encoding transcriptional regulator → MRTIATANPAQRTPVSRMVEDVVGCKWSLAILQHIRRGVCRPGALERNIPGLTTKVMNERLKKLVSFGILERQAYPEVPPRVEYRLTPFGEKFIVILDAIEQLEAEMR